From the Calonectris borealis chromosome 12, bCalBor7.hap1.2, whole genome shotgun sequence genome, one window contains:
- the PIEZO1 gene encoding piezo-type mechanosensitive ion channel component 1: protein MERRALCAGLYWLLLPLALLAACLFRFNVLSLVYLLFLLLLPWFPGPAPRSAGGHTGRLLKALLGTSILFLLAHFIFQICLYTLPVLDQLLGPSCSTWEVLARHIGVTRLDLSDIPNSVRLVAPDVGILLVSSLCLCLCRRLVPRAGAAARGRRLESLEPPERGEEQDVERHGGTADADTPLSTRLRVTAHWLLWAAGKGLAILLLALAGITLPSASSSVYYLLFVGLCTWWACHLPASRLAFDILCVLVGVYAGGHLLCLYAYQAPFVQGVFPPPTIWARVFGFKDIVLYRNCSQPNALVLNTDHPWPVYANPGILLLLYYTVATLVKLRRLDARRTAAPAQPPARCPERELVELESWPKDTDGVAEDTKPMLSPSTGKPGSGAENCTVHVMGNSPQPGRRRPAERLPLHALGHVVMKQSYVCALIAMMVWSITYHSWLTFVLLLWACLIWTVRSRHHFAMLCSPFLLLYGIALCSLQYVWGMDLAPELPTRVGFMSLEQLGLVHPKYPCLDLGAKLLLTLTFWLLLRQFVKEKLLTRRCPATPLLEVTVSDSEPSRQRDVLKALGVLVRDFYAKYWICVCAGMFIVVSFAGRLVVYKIVYMFLFLLCLTLFQVYYSLWRKVLKGFWWLVVAYTMLVLIAVYTFQFEDFPMYWRNLTGLTDEQLGDLGLEQFSVSELFSSTLIPGFFLLACILQLHYFHRPFMHITDLEHIPAATPPPCHIPRSEELHGSRLLRDAAAAESAGMGDSDTASQVPTKWGLVLERLIVLGWTFSDMLTRGQVFMGRLLELHVLKLVALYTVWVALQEVSLMNFLLVLLWAFAMPYCRFRHMASCLSTVWTCIIIVCKMLYQLKIVDPREYSSNCTQPQLNSTNLSPEELGNSTLYRGPVDPANWFGIRKGYPNLGYIQNHLLVLLLLVFEAVVYRRQEYYRKQHQLVVPATETIFEDVSREHLDHGLGSCAKYFLNYFYYKFGLEICFLMTVNVIGQRMNFMVILHGCWLVVILTRRRRAAIARLWPKYCLFLVIFLLYQYLLCMGMPPALCVDYPWRWSQARPINSALIKWLYLPDFFAAPKSTNLINDFALLLCAAQQWRVFEAERTEEWLRAAGENADRLDLARDPRNPTPNFIHCRSYLDMAKVVVFRYLFWFVLVVVFITGATRISLFGLGYLLACFYLLLFGTAMLRKPARARLVLWDCLILYNITVIISKNMLSLLSCVFVQQMQSNFCWVIQLFSLVCTVKGYYNPKEMGKDQDCLLPVEEAGIIWDSICFFFLLLQRRVFLSYYFLHVMLDLQASALQASRGVALFKASTLKSMRFHRQAEKKSLAQLKRQMERIRAKQEKYHQERLPRSTGEGQDEARAAPGSPADPSQQRERWWRPWLDHAAVLHSGEYFLFESDSEEEEEAAVPLPEEPRPGKQSAFQLAYQAWVTNTRTALQQQEQEQPEAPGAEVTAGDSGAREEELEAPEEAEGQEEEEEEGSEQGNVVQRVLNTLRFLWVLCRAMVDGLTQWLDACTREHADMSTVLCLERYVLTRRLATGEDVHRGVLDELYLPPPEEPPEEPSPQGAGAADPQNGVASSGHRGATPAPVGCPLPTGSQEQVTTSGSQEDVAGSRELLALPENRSRTASELLLSRRLYFPELEESEQFYRSHNRFLKLLLAGYRCVAAHSELLCYFIIILNNMVTASVISLFLPILVFLWAMLSIPRPSKRFWMTAIIFTEVMVVVKYLFQFGFFPWNGYAMLVRNEGKPFFPPRILGLEKTDRYVKYDLIQLLALFFHRSLLLSYGLWDHEEDPFPKKKAEAEQVEDEEEERREEAASPPPLVVGEEGTEALAEPGAPGAAVGLEGDAGGQEEGAGATQLRFRRKRRRGKKQPEAAPEEGDGEDEEEEEEEEEAKQSHAQKKLKAFGLRVKLFFLTMAQNMYRPVRGFFRDILHTQHRAATDVYAFMFLADVVDFIIIIFGFWAFGKHSAAADITSSLSDDQVPEAFLVMLLIQFTTMVIDRALYLRKTVLGKLIFQVILVFSIHLWMFFILPAVTERLFSLNTVAQLWYFVKCIYFSLSAYQIRCGYPTRILGNFLTKKYNHLNLFLFQGFRLVPFLVELRAVMDWVWTDTTLSLSNWMCVEDIYANIFIIKCSRETEKKYPQPKGQKKKKIVKYGMGGLIILFLVAIIWFPLLFMSLVRSVVGVVNHPIDVTVTLKLGGYEPLFTMSAQQQSIQPFTPQDYEALTNEFERQPVAMQFITLYGYEDIVTARIEGSSGSLWSISPPSREQMRRELQNGSSDITLRLTWTFQRDLGKGGTVEHTFDKHTTDLQPGAPQRMELAQLLQGTRDTPVQVPKLFPKYIRAPNGPEANPVKQLLPDGEDSYLDVEVQLKRERAGAGRGGDSFLEWWVVRLKEAPPHDGNILPMVIFNDKVSPPSLGFLAGYGIMGLYVSIVLVIGKFVRGFFSEISHSIMFEELPCVDRILKLCQDIFLVRETGELELEEELYAKLIFLYRSPETMIKWTREKE, encoded by the exons ccTCTTCCGCTTCAACGTCCTCTCCCTGGTGTACCTGctcttcctgctgctcctgccctggttcccggggcccgccccgcgctccgCTGGAG GTCACACCGGCCGCCTCCTCAAAGCTCTGCTGGGGACcagcatcctcttcctcctcgcccACTTCATTTTCCAAATATGCCTGTACACGCTGCCCGTCCTGGACCAGCTGCTGGGGCCCAGCT GCAGCACCTGGGAGGTCCTTGCCCGGCACATCGGGGTGACCAG GCTGGACTTGAGCGACATCCCCAACTCGGTGCGTCTCGTGGCGCCCGACGTCGGCATCCTGCTGGTCTCGTCCctctgcctgtgcctgtgccGCCGCCTCGTCCCCAGGGCCGGCGCTGCCGCCCGTGGCCGGAGACTGGAGTCCCTGGAGCCCCCTGAgcgg GGGGAAGAGCAGGACGTGGAGCGGCACGGCGGCACGGCCGACGCGGACACGCCGCTGAGCACCAGGCTGCGGGTGACGGCTCACTGGCTGCTCTGGGCGGCCGGGAAGGGCCTGGCCATCCTGCTGCTGGCCTTGGCTG GGATCACCCTGCCCTCCGCCTCCTCCAGCGTCTACTACCTGCTCTTCGTGGGGCTGTGCACGTGGTGGGCCTGCCACCTCCCCGCCAGCCGCCTGGCCTTCGACATCCTCTGCGTCCTCGTCGGCGTCTACGCTGGTGGCCACCTCCTCTGCCTCTATGCCTACCAGGCGCCCTTCGTCCAGGGGGTCTTCCCACCCCCCACCATCTGGGCACG GGTGTTCGGCTTCAAGGACATCGTCCTGTACCGCAACTGCTCCCAGCCCAACGCCCTGGTGCTCAACACCGACCACCCCTGGCCCGTCTACGCCAACCCCGGCATCCTGCTCCTGCTCTACTACACCGTGGCCACCCTGGTGAAGCTGCGCCGGCTGGACGccagg AGAACCGCGGCGCCGGCACAGCCGCCGGCGAGGTGCCCGgagagggagctggtggagctggagagcTGGCCCAAGGACACTGATGGTGTGGCTGAGGACACCAAG cccatGCTGTCCCCCAGCACCGGGAAGCCAGGCAGCGGCGCCGAGAACTGCACCGTCCACGTCATGGGCAACTCGCCGCAGCCGG GCAGGAGGCGTCCGGCGGAGCGACTGCCCCTGCACGCCCTGGGCCACGTCGTGATGAAGCAGAGCTACGTCTGCGCCCTCATCGCCATGATg GTGTGGAGCATCACCTACCACAGCTGGCTGACCTTCGTGCTGCTGCTCTGGGCCTGCCTCATCTGGACGGTACGGAGCCGGCATCACTTCGCCATGCTCTGCtcgcccttcctcctcctctacgGCATCGCCCTCTGCAGCCTGCAGTACGTCTGGGGCATGGATCTGGCCCCCGAGCTGCCCACCCGCGTCGGCTTCATGAGCCTcgagcagctggggctggtgcaCCCCAAATATCCCTGCTTGGACCTGGGGGCCAAG CTCCTGCTCACCCTCaccttctggctgctgctgcggcagtTCGTTAAGGAGAAGCTGCTAACGAGGAGGTGCCCGGCCACCCCGCTGCTGGAGGTGACCGTCTCAGACTCGG AGCCCAGCCGGCAGCGGGACGTGCTGAAGGCGCTGGGGGTTCTGGTGCGGGATTTCTACGCCAAATACTGGATCTGCGTCTGCGCCGGCATGTTCATCGTGGTGAGCTTCGCCGGGCGCCTCGTCGTCTACAAGATCGTCTACatgttcctcttcctcctctgcctcaccCTCTTCCAG gtGTACTACAGCCTGTGGCGCAAGGTGCTGAAGGGCTTCTGGTGGCTGGTGGTGGCGTACACCATGCTGGTGCTCATCGCCGTCTACACCTTCCAGTTCGAGGACTTCCCCATGTACTGGAGGAACCTGACGGGCCTCACTGATGAGCA gctgggcGACCTGGGCCTGGAGCAGTTCAGCGTCTCCGAGCTCTTCTCCAGCACCCTCATCCCGGGCTTCTTCCTCCTGGCCTGCATCCTCCAGCTCCATTACTTCCACCGTCCGTTCATGCACATCACTGACCTGGAGCACATCCCTGCTGCCACCCCGCCACCCTGCCACATCCCCAG GTCTGAGGAGCTGCACGGGAGCCGGCTGCTGCGGGATGCGGCCGCTGCCGAGAGCGCCGGGATGGGCGACTCCGACACCGCATCACAGG tgcccaccaaGTGGGGACTGGTGCTGGAGCGCCTGATCGTGCTGGGCTGGACCTTCTCGGACATGCTGACCCGCGGGCAGGTCTTCATGGGGCGCCTGCTGGAGCTCCACGTCCTCAAGCTGGTGGCTCTCTACACCGTCTGGGTGGCTCTGCAGGAG GTATCGCTGATGAACttcttgctggtgctgctgtgggCCTTCGCCATGCCCTACTGCCGCTTCCGCCACATGGCCTCCTGCCTCTCCACCGTCTGGACCTGCATCATCATCGTCTGCAAGATGCTCTACCAGCTCAAGATCGTCGACCCCCGCGAGTACTCCAGCAACTGCACCCAG CCCCAGCTCAACAGCACCAACCTGAGCCCGGAGGAGCTGGGCAACTCCACGCTGTACCGCGGCCCCGTGGACCCCGCCAACTGGTTCGGCATCCGCAAGGGCTACCCCAACCTGGGCTACATCCAG aACCAcctcctggtgctgctgctgctggtgttcGAGGCGGTGGTGTACCGGCGCCAGGAGTATTACCGCAAGCAGCACCAACTGGTGGTCCCCGCCACCGAGACCATCTTCGAGGACGTCTCCCGCGAGCACCTCGACCACGGCCTCGGCAGCTGCGCCAAATACTTCCTCAACTACTTCTACTACAAGTTTGGCTTGGAG atCTGCTTCCTGATGACGGTGAACGTGATCGGGCAGCGGATGAACTTCATGGTGATCCTGCACGGCTGCTGGCTGGTCGTCATCCTGACGCGGCGCCGGCGAGCGGCCATCGCCCGCCTCTGGCCCAAGTACTGCCTCTTCCTCGTCATCTTCCTCCTCTACCAGTACCTGCTGTGCATGGGCATGCCGCCCGCCCTCTGCGTGG ACTATCCGTGGCGCTGGAGCCAGGCCCGCCCCATCAACTCGGCGCTCATCAAGTGGCTCTACCTGCCCGACTTCTTTGCGGCCCCCAAATCCACCAACCTCATCA ACGACTTCGCGCTGCTGCTGTGCGCGGCCCAGCAGTGGCGGGTGTTCGAGGCCGAGCGCACCGAGGAGTGGCTGCGGGCGGCCGGCGAGAACGCCGACCGGCTCGACCTGGCGCGGGACCCCCGCAACCCCACGCCCAACTTCATCCACTGCCG GTCGTACCTGGACATGGCGAAGGTGGTGGTCTTCCGCTACCTCTTCTGGTTCGTCCTGGTGGTGGTCTTCATCACCGGGGCCACCCGCATCAGCCTCTTCGGCCTCGGCTACCTGCTAGCCTGCTTCTACCTCCTCCTCTTTGGCACCGCCATGCTGCGCAAGCCGGCGCGGGCGCGCCTCGTGCTCTGGGACTGCCTCATCCTCTACAACATCACCGTCATCATCTCTAAAAACATGCTGTCG ctcctctcctgcgTCTTCGTGCAGCAGATGCAGAGCAACTTCTGCTGGGTGATCCAGCTCTTCAGCCTGGTCTGCACCGTCAAGGGCTACTACAACC CCAAGGAGATGGGCAAGGACCAGGACTGCTTGCTGCCCGTGGAGGAGGCGGGCATCATCTGGGACAGCATctgcttcttcttcctcctgctccagcgtCGCGTCTTCCTCAGCTATTACTTCTTGCACGTCATGCTGGACCTCCAGGCCTCTGCCCTGCAGGCCTCCAG GGGCGTCGCGCTGTTCAAGGCCAGCACCCTGAAGAGCATGCGCTTCCACCGGCAAGCCGAGAAGAAGTCGCTGGCCCAGCTGAAGCGGCA GATGGAGCGGATCCGAGCCAAGCAGGAGAAGTACCACCAGGAGCGGCTGCCCCGCAGCACCGGTGAGGGGCAGGATGAGGCCAGGGCAG CGCCCGGCAGCCCGGCGGACCCTTCCCAGCAGAGGGAGCGGTGGTGGCGGCCATGGTTAGACCACGCCGCAG TGCTGCATTCAGGGGAATACTTCCTCTTCGAGTCggacagcgaggaggaggaggaggcggcggtgccGCTGCCGGAGGAGCCGCGGCCGGGCAAGCAGAGCGCCTTCCAG CTTGCCTACCAGGCCTGGGTGACCAACACCAGGACggcgctgcagcagcaggagcaggagcagccggAGGCACCCGGTGCCGAGGTCACTGCAG GGGACAGTGGAGCGAGGGAGGAAGAGTTGGAGGCGCCTGAAGAGGCTGAaggccaggaggaagaggaggaggaaggctccg AGCAGGGAAACGTGGTGCAGCGGGTGCTGAACACCCTGCGGTTCCTGTGGGTGCTGTGCCGGGCCATGGTGGACGGGCTGACCCAGTGGCTGGACGCCTGCACCCGGGAGCACGCCGACATGTCCACCGTCCTGTGCCTGGAGAGATACGTCCTCACGCGCCGGCTGGCCACG GGGGAGGACGTGCACCGCGGGGTCCTGGACGAGCTCTACCTGCCGCCGCCGGAGGAGCCCCCCGAGGAGCCGAGCCCgcagggggccggggctgcggacCCCCAAAACGGCGTCGCTTCCAG CGGGCACCGAGGAGccacccccgccccggtgggatgcCCGCTGCCCACCGGCAGCCAGGAGCAGGTGACGACCTCAGGGTCCCAGGAGGACGTGGCCGGGTCTCGGGAGCTTCTGGCCCTGCCCGAGAACCGGAGCCGGACGGCCAGCGAGCTCCTCCTGAGCAG gCGGCTGTACTTCCCCGAGCTGGAAGAGTCGGAGCAGTTTTATCGGTCCCACAACCGGTTCCTGAAGCTACTGCTGGCCGGGTACCGCTGCGTGGCCGCCCACTCCGAGCTGCTCTGCTACTTCATCATCATCCTCAACAACATGGTGACCGCCTCCGTCATCTCCCTCTTCCTGCCCATCCTCGTCTTCCTCTGGGCCATGCTCTCCATCCCCCGGCCCAGCAAGCGCTTCTGGATGACGGCCATCATCTTCACCgag gtgatggtggtggtgaaaTACCTCTTCCAGTTTGGGTTCTTCCCCTGGAACGGCTACGCCATGCTGGTGCGCAACGAGGGCAAGCCCTTCTTCCCACCCCGCATCCTGGGCTTGGAGAAGACCGACCGCTACGTCAAGTACGACCTCATCCAGCTCCTGGCACTCTTCTTCCATCGCTCCCTGCTGCTG TCCTACGGGCTGTGGGACCACGAGGAGGACCCCTTCCCCAAGAAGAAGGCGGAAGCGGAGCAggtggaggatgaggaagaggagaggcgGGAGGAAGCAGCGTCCCCACCGCCGCTGGTGGTGGGTGAGGAAGGGACGGAGGCGCTGGCAGAGCCGGGGGCACCGGGCgcagccgtggggctggaggGCGATGCCGGGGGGCAGGAAGAGGGGGCCGGGGCCACGCAGCTCCGCTTCAGGAGGAAGAGGCGGCGGGGGAAGAAGCAGCCGGAGGCGGCTCCGGAGGAAG GGGATGGGGAggacgaggaggaagaggaggaggaggaagaggcaaaacAGAGCCATGCTCAGAAGAAGCTGAAGGCGTTTGGGCTCCGGGTCAAGCTCTTCTTCCTCACCAT gGCGCAGAACATGTACCGGCCGGTGCGCGGGTTCTTCCGGGACATCCTGCACACCCAGCACCGGGCGGCCACCGACGTCTACGCCTTCATGTTCCTGGCTGACGTGGTCgacttcatcatcatcatcttcggCTTCTGGGCCTTCGGG AAACACTCGGCGGCCGCTGACATCACCTCCTCGCTGTCGGATGACCAAGTGCCGGAGGCCTTCCTGGTCATGCTGCTCATCCAGTTCACCACCATGGTCATCGACCGCGCGCTCTACCTCCGCAAGACCGTGCTGGGCAAGCTCATCTTCCAGGTCATCCTGGTCTTCAGCATCCACCTCTGGATGTTCTTCATCCTGCCGGCCGTCACCGAAAG GTTGTTCAGCCTCAACACGGTGGCCCAGCTGTGGTACTTCGTGAAGTGCATCTACTTCTCGCTGTCGGCCTACCAGATCcgctgcggctaccccacccgcATCCTGGGCAACTTCCTCACCAAGAAATACAACCACCTCAACCTCTTCCTCTTCCAGGG GTTTCGCCTCGTGCCCTTCCTGGTGGAGCTGCGGGCCGTCATGGACTGGGTCTGGACGGACACCACGCTGTCCCTCTCCAACTGGATGTGCGTGGAGGACATCTACGCCAACATCTTCATCATCAAGTGCAGCCGCGAGACAGAGAAG AAATACCCCCAGCCCAAGgggcagaagaagaagaagatagTGAAGTACGGCATGGGGGGcctcatcatcctcttcctcgTGGCCATCATCTGGTTCCCGCTGCTTTTCATGTCGCTGGTGCGCTCCGTGGTGGGCGTTGTGAACCACCCCATCGACGTCACCGTCACCCTCAAGCTGGGGGGGTACGAG CCGCTGTTCACCATGAGCGCCCAGCAGCAATCCATCCAGCCCTTCACCCCCCAGGACTACGAAGCCCTCACCAACGAGTTTGAGAGGCAGCCG GTGGCCATGCAGTTCATCACGCTCTACGGCTACGAGGACATCGTGACGGCTCGCATCGAGGGCAGCTCGGGCTCGCTCTGGAGCATCAGCCCCCCCAGCCGGGAGCAGATGCGGCGGGAGCTGCAGAACGGCTCCTCCGACATCACCCTCCGCCTCACCTGGACCTTCCAGAG GGACCTGGGCAAGGGGGGGACGGTGGAGCACACCTTCGACAAGCACACCACCGACCTGCAGCCCGGCGCGCCCCAGCGCATGGAGctggcccagctgctgcagggcacCCGCGACACCCCCGT GCAAGTGCCCAAACTCTTCCCCAAATACATCCGGGCGCCCAACGGCCCCGAAGCCAACCCCGTcaagcagctgctgccag ACGGGGAGGACAGCTACCTGGACGTGGAGGTGCAGCTGAAACGGGAGCGCGCGGGCGCCGGCCGAGGGGGCGACAGCTTCTTGGAGTGGTGGGTGGTGCGGCTGAAGGAGGCCCCCCCCCACGACGGCAACATCCTCCCCATGGTCATCTTCAACGATAAAGtcagcccccccagcctgggctTCTTGGCTGGCTACGG GATCATGGGGCTGTACGTCTCCATCGTGCTGGTGATCGGGAAGTTCGTGCGGGGTTTCTTCAGCGAGATCTCGCACTCCATCATGTTCGAGGAGCTGCCCTGCGTGGACCGCATCCTGAAGCTGTGCCAGGACATCTTCCTGGTGCGGGAGACGggcgagctggagctggaggaggagctctACGCCAAGCTCATCTTCCTCTACCGCTCTCCCGAGACCATGATCAAGTGGACGCGGGAGAAGGAGTAA